In Centropristis striata isolate RG_2023a ecotype Rhode Island chromosome 5, C.striata_1.0, whole genome shotgun sequence, a single genomic region encodes these proteins:
- the wdr6 gene encoding WD repeat-containing protein 6, producing METAALVAPVTALEFLQDAFLLTGEGPVLTVYTLQPSPKACASLSVLQHYRIHGIRPRSLPAVPTQSSALGTYEKIKDELRSTLQPNSYDLAVFGGKAVRLVRLHVDRRDVEHLHLEIMGPFMELQDWALDVRWLSGEKHSLLCVAVAHNSALLLDISTGKALVQCSCLEGCLLYTALLLVHESWADTVLVGGTVFNQVVLWKPGREEDKSSNSEHKAPVERRLLGHSGVIFNISYLQEKGWLASASDDRSVRVWGVGDLGGPGGKCGNLNPACLRVLYGHQARVFSVCLSPGKVFSAGEDGACLVWDWADGGKVVRTLKGHRAGGVRVLAVSESTGAEERWVATGGADGGVRLWRVEGGEEAKERMEEAGTEKITDLKFPGQGLPKVVCSAGTEDKNESWSQSKFVVCTEQGIIYQYSDGQWYVVWKGTPEFQSYCVMETISVKHSTPKVNLCAVGNLSGSIQVFPISHPQCGTLLTGGSGKIHSLIWQEAKEGVYLLASGAEGLVYRWCIKVESDVNSSLALNVNLLPPFLLPACAKRWLTAAVQLIYTSQRLLWVCGDRRGSLLLFQDRDDKRMDEGRKEVGDLTLHPLSCLFGVHGKQGVTSVYEYQGLLYSTGKDGCVRIFTVHPTPPEKLEERGVENKGGLQLEVLRVQRACKGMEWLERVFILEPDIRAEEEKEEEEELGEICENHYKTQNLNLTKKLEAAEEGSLRGEEEQTENKGREARFAIIGFHAVHFVVWDPVRQERLLAVPCGGGHRSWSLWPSNKGVWPGYGALVFIKQGAVLASHPPGEAMSWGGKAGRSGGWALREGVHGRGIGCICRLGTIRGIGNEIQTNSASEDDVNEVVREGGHWEIVVTGGEDTSLTVLAIQPSSGSIKVLSVITDHISSVRTMTALTHPQGGSKNQSLSALLVSAGGRAQMQCYRLLIGWDRQRLLPSCQVIQVASHRLDQQWERRRNRHKTVKTDPETRYMSVVVVDERTDCSFLALACSDGALRLFSMSEAKRQIDLLWETFHHQRCVLSVAACTLDDEKGNRYKLLFSAATDGKISVWDLTDASSLSTGSLSSAPTPPIPCLDIHAHQSGVNSLAVWAEKQGQQEGGCLVTVASGGDDGQLTVSVIRVQYPEEGKTGGSRVFPQTSEPLISQQLQPLNQLCLHLHSQSHIPLAHAAPLTALKLLSPGLVVSTSSDQRVCLWRVRSSGISHIGALCSHVADAAGLAVWEGQVKEEEGNKKRKIRSESEQEIAVLRGSQTGLKTMCKTVAQFDKETADEAEHGVTSKIGDPVCQSSDERGGETAGECRSQTKTDSVGETASEATTEAGFKASCESKNKRGKTGWVLVCGQGFQLLQVQNTDGCPDVEHKERQGESGSWN from the exons ATGGAGACAGCAGCTCTGGTAGCTCCAGTCACAGCGCTGGAGTTCCTTCaagatgcatttttactgaCAG GTGAGGGTCCAGTCCTGACAGTGTACACTCTCCAACCTAGCCCGAAAGCCTGCGCCTCCCTGAGTGTGCTCCAACACTACAGAATCCACGGGATAAGACCTAGAAGTCTGCCGGCTGTCCCAACACAGAGCTCTGCCTTGGGAACATATGAGAAAATCAAAGATG AACTGCGCTCCACATTGCAGCCCAACTCCTATGACCTAGCAGTGTTTGGAGGCAAGGCTGTGAGGCTGGTGAGGCTCCATGTGGATCGTCGGGATGTGGAGCATCTGCACTTGGAGATTATGGGTCCCTTCATGGAGCTCCAAGACTGGGCCCTGGATGTCCGCTGGCTATCTGGAGAAAAACACTCACTGCTCTGTGTGGCTGTAGCTCACAATAGTGCCCTTCTGCTGGACATAAGTACAGGAAAGGCCCTGGTTCAGTGCTCCTGTCTGGAGGGGTGTCTGCTGTACACTGCCCTCCTTCTTGTACATGAATCCTGGGCAGATACCGTCTTAGTAGGAGGGACTGTTTTCAACCAAGTGGTTCTCTGGAAGCCtggaagagaagaagacaaaAGTAGCAATTCTGAACACAAAGCTCCAGTTGAGAGACGTCTTCTCGGCCACAGCGGGGTCATCTTCAACATCTCTTACCTGCAGGAGAAAGGATGGCTGGCTTCAGCCTCTGATGACCGCAGTGTAAGGGTTTGGGGTGTTGGTGATTTAGGCGGCCCTGGGGGAAAATGTGGGAACTTGAACCCGGCTTGTTTAAGGGTCCTTTATGGACACCAGGCAAGAgtgttctctgtgtgtctctcccCAGGTAAAGTGTTCAGTGCTGGTGAAGACGGGGCCtgtttagtctgggactgggccGATGGTGGAAAGGTGGTTCGGACATTAAAGGGACACCGAGCAGGGGGGGTTCGTGTGCTGGCAGTCAGTGAGAGCACAGGAGCCGAAGAGAGATGGGTGGCTACAGGTGGGGCAGATGGAGGGGTGAGGTTGTGGAGGGTGGAAGGGGGTGAGGAGGCAAAGGAGAGAATGGAGGAAGCAGGGACAGAGAAGATAACTGACTTGAAGTTTCCTGGTCAGGGCTTGCCTAAAGTGGTTTGTTCAGCAGGGACAGAGGATAAAAATGAAAGCTGGAGTCAGAGTAAGTTTGTGGTTTGCACTGAGCAAGGTATCATTTACCAATACAGTGATGGGCAGTGGTACGTGGTATGGAAAGGGACTCCTGAGTTTCAGTCTTATTGTGTGATGGAAACAATCAGCGTGAAGCACTCAACACCAAAAGTTAACCTATGTGCTGTGGGAAACCTCAGCGGGTCCATACAAGTCTTCCCCATTTCTCATCCTCAGTGTGGGACTCTTCTCACAGGTGGATCAGGGAAGATCCATAGTCTTATTTGGCAAGAGGCAAAAGAAGGCGTGTATTTGTTAGCATCAGGCGCTGAAGGACTTGTCTATCGCTGGTGTATCAAGGTTGAGTCAGATGTTAACTCCTCTTTGGCTCTAAATGTAAAtctccttcctcctttccttcttccCGCCTGTGCCAAACGCTGGCTGACTGCTGCCGTGCAACTCATCTACACATCACAGAGGTTGCTGTGGGTGTGTGGGGACAGGAGAGGCTCTCTGCTTTTGTTTCAGGATAGGGATGACAAgaggatggatgaaggaagaaaagaagtgGGTGACCTAACGCTGCACCCACTGAGCTGCTTGTTCGGGGTGCATGGAAAACAGGGTGTAACTTCAGTGTATGAATACCAAGGACTGCTCTATAGCACAGGCAAGGACGGCTGCGTGAGAATATTCACAGTGCATCCAACACCACCAGAAAAACTTGAAGAAAGGGGTGTAGAGAACAAAGGAGGGCTTCAGCTGGAGGTTCTCAGAGTCCAGCGGGCCTGTAAGGGCATGGAGTGGCTGGAGAGGGTTTTTATTCTTGAACCTGACATTCGGGCagaagaggaaaaggaggaggaggaagagcttGGAGAAATATGTGAAAACCACTACAAGACACAGAATCTAAATTTGACCAAAAAGCTTGAGGCTGCAGAGGAGGGGAGcttgagaggagaagaagaacagaCAGAGAACAAGGGGAGAGAAGCCAGGTTCGCCATCATTGGCTTTCATGCGGTACACTTTGTGGTTTGGGACCCGGTGAGGCAGGAGAGGCTGTTAGCGGTGCCTTGTGGTGGGGGGCACCGCTCTTGGAGTCTCTGGCCGTCCAACAAAGGGGTTTGGCCCGGATACGGAGCTCTCGTCTTCATCAAGCAGGGGGCAGTCCTGGCTTCCCACCCCCCTGGAGAGGCAATGAGCTGGGGTGGAAAGGCAGGAAGGAGCGGAGGATGGGCCCTGAGAGAGGGCGTCCATGGGAGGGGGATAGGGTGCATTTGCAGGCTGGGGACGATAAGGGGAATCGGGAATGAGATTCAAACAAACAGTGCTTCAGAAGATGATGTAAATGAGGTGGTGAGAGAGGGAGGGCATTGGGAGATAGTGGtaacaggaggagaggacaccAGCTTAACCGTCCTGGCCATACAGCCCAGCTCTGGCAGCATCAAAGTTCTCTCAGTTATTACCGACCACATCTCGAGCGTGAGGACAATGACAGCCTTGACGCACCCACAGGGAGGGAGTAAAAACCAGTCCCTCTCCGCCCTGCTGGTGTCTGCTGGCGGGCGCGCTCAGATGCAGTGTTACCGGCTGTTGATCGGCTGGGACAGGCAGAGACTGCTTCCCTCCTGTCAGGTGATCCAGGTGGCCAGTCACCGATTGGACCAACAGTGGGAGAGAAGGCGGAACCGACACAAGACGGTGAAAACAGACCCAGAAACGAG GTACATGTCTGTCGTGGTGGTGGATGAGAGGACGGACTGTAGTTTTCTGGCTCTGGCCTGCAGTGACGGAGCTCTCAG ATTGTTCTCAATGAGTGAAGCTAAACGTCAAATAGATCTGCTGTGGGAGACGTTTCACCACCAGCGCTGTGTGCTCAGCGTTGCCGCCTGCACCCTAGATGATGAAAAAGGCAACAG gtATAAGCTGCTGTTCAGTGCTGCAACAGATGGAAAAATTTCAGTGTGGGATTTGACCGATGCTTCCTCCTTATCAACCGGTTCTTTGAGTAGTGCTCCAACTCCACCAATCCCTTGCCTCGACATTCACGCCCACCAGAGTGGCGTCAACTCATTGGCTGTTTGGGCAGAGAAACAGGGACAACAAGAGGGCGGTTGCCTGGTAACTGTTGCCAGCGGAGGGGATGATGGGCAGCTGACAGTGTCCGTGATCAGGGTGCAGTACCCAGAGGAGGGAAAGACTGGTGGCAGCAGAGTGTTTCCTCAGACTTCTGAGCCTCTGATCTCTCAGCAGCTCCAACCTCTAAACCAGCTTTGTCTTCATCTGCACTCCCAGTCTCACATCCCGCTGGCTCACGCAGCGCCTCTGACCGCCCTGAAGCTCCTGAGCCCAGGCCTCGTGGTCTCCACTTCTTCAGATCAGAGGGTTTGTCTCTGGAGGGTCCGCAGTTCCGGTATCAGCCACATCGGGGCGCTGTGCTCCCACGTTGCAGATGCTGCAGGACTCGCGGTGTGGGAAGGGCaggtgaaagaggaggagggaaataaaaagaggaaaataaggTCTGAGTCTGAGCAGGAGATTGCAGTTTTGAGAGGGAGTCAGACAGGATTAAAAACAATGTGTAAGACAGTAGCACAGTTTGATAAGGAAACAGCTGATGAGGCTGAGCATGGAGTCACAAGCAAGATCGGTGACCCAGTTTGTCAAAGCAGTGATGAGAGGGGAGGTGAGACAGCTGGTGAATGTAGAAGTCAAACAAAGACTGACAGCGTGGGTGAGACAGCGAGCGAGGCAACCACTGAGGCAGGTTTCAAGGCTTCCTGTGAGAGCAAGAACAAGAGAGGAAAGACTGGATGGGTGCTGGTCTGCGGTCAGGGCTTCCAGCTACTACAAGTCCAAAATACAGATGGATGCCCAGATGTGGAACACAAGGAGAGACAAGGAGAAAGTGGATCATGGAATTAA